From Melospiza melodia melodia isolate bMelMel2 chromosome 19, bMelMel2.pri, whole genome shotgun sequence, one genomic window encodes:
- the LOC134426750 gene encoding protein-glutamine gamma-glutamyltransferase E-like: protein MGQAATQPSTDWHLKENAREHHTSKFSSEELIVRRGQAFTITFNGAERPEQNLIFIAETGPKPSKATKTLATFDISSTASKEGWGAVVQSSSTSSVSISISSPHNAVIGRYRLSVQSGSSSPQSLGTFVLLFNPWASGDDVFMPNAAECEEYVLEEFGIIFAGNKNHISSFGWNFGQFQGDILNICLAIMDRSLYYRQDPITDVSHRHDPRYLGRVLSAMVNANDDQGVVLGNWSGKYEGGKNPTSWTGSGEILQSWKKSGFKPVKYGQCWVFAAVLTTVLRCLGIPTRTITNFSSAHDADGNLRVDEFYDAEGNHLEKGADSVWNFHVWNESWFTRSDLGPSYSGWQVLDATPQEESGGIYQCGPASRHAIKEGEVELDYDGPFVFAEVNADCMYWNFDSATGKKTLIFSKSTEIGASISTKAVGRDARVDVTRDYKYEEGSAKEREIFKKARKKLGLEDKFDPTAPKQEEVEQKPDISGKFKVAGSLEVGKDLNLLLVLENLQSDAKTVNVNMTAWSTLYTRRRVNQIWKDSLSVTLAPKEEKQFPIKIKYPEYQQQLTTDKTIQVTALCHVKDGIQVLVKRNITLDNPAIDIQVLGEAKVNKEVVVEVAFTNPINEEVKDCVLQVEGSDLLQGILELRIPPLKASEKSSTKFKLIPSEAGPKHLLVNFFCDKFADIKTFKMVNVIN, encoded by the exons ATGGGCCAAG CTGCAACGCAGCCAAGTACCGACTGGCATCTGAAAGAAAATGCAAGAGAACACCACACAAGTAAATTTTCTAGCGAAGAACTGATTGTGAGGAGAGGACAGGCCTTCACTATCACCTTCAATGGAGCAGAACGGCCTGAGCAGAACTTGATATTCATTGCAGAAACAG GTCCAAAACCCTCAAAGGCAACCAAGACCTTGGCCACGTTTGATATTTCCAGCACAGCGAGCAAGGAGGGCTGGGGTGCAGTGGTGCagtccagcagcaccagctctgtGAGCATCTCCATTTCCAGCCCGCACAATGCTGTCATTGGACGTTACAGGCTGAGTGTTCAAAGTGGCAGCTCCTCTCCACAAAGTCTTGgcacttttgttttgctttttaaccCTTGGGCTTCAG GTGATGATGTGTTCATGCCTAACGCGGCTGAGTGTGAGGAATATGTGCTAGAAGAGTTTGGCATCATTTTTGCAGGCAATAAAAATCATATCAGCAGCTTTGGATGGAACTTTGGCCAG TTTCAAGGAGACATCCTCAATATTTGCCTGGCCATAATGGATCGGAGCCTGTACTACCGCCAGGATCCCATCACTGATGTGTCTCACAGACACGACCCCAGGTACCTGGGCCGTGTTCTCAGTGCCATG GTCAACGCCAATGATGACCAAGGGGTGGTGCTAGGAAACTGGAGTGGAAAGTATGAGGGTGGCAAAAATCCCACCAGCTGGACAGGAAGTGGTGAAATCCTGCAAAGCTGGAAGAAATCAGGATTCAAACCTGTTAAATATGGACAATGTTGGGTTTTTGCAGCAGTACTGACTACAG TGCTTAGATGTCTGGGGATTCCCACCCGCACCATTACAAACTTCAGTTCTGCCCATGATGCAGATGGAAATCTGCGTGTGGATGAGTTTTATGATGCAGAAGGAAATCATTTGGAGAAGGGAGCTGACAGCGTGTG GAATTTCCATGTCTGGAATGAAAGCTGGTTTACACGCAGCGACTTGGGCCCCTCTTACAGTGGATGGCAAGTTCTGGATGCAACTCCCCAGGAAGAAAGTGGAG GAATTTATCAGTGTGGTCCTGCCTCACGGCACGCCATCAAAGAAGGAGAAGTAGAGCTGGACTACGACGGCCCCTTTGTGTTTGCAGAAGTGAATGCAGACTGTATGTACTGGAATTTTGACTCTGCAACTGGAAAGAAAACTTTGATATTCTCTAAATCTACAGAAATTGGTGCCTCCATCAGTACCAAGGCAGTTGGTAGAGATGCTCGTGTAGATGTCACCAGGGATTATAAATATGAGGAAG GCTCTGCAAAAGAAAGAGAGATTTTCAAAAAAGCCCGTAAGAAGCTAGGACTTGAGGATAAATTTGATCCTACAGCACCAAAACAGGAGGAAGTTGAACAGAAGCCTGACATCTCAGGAAAATTCAAGGTGGCTGGCTCTTTAGAAGTTGGCAAAGATCTCAACCTACTTCTGGTTCTTGAAAATTTGCAGTCTGATGCTAAGACTGTAAATGTAAATATGACTGCATGGAGTACTCTGTATACTAGAAGACGAGTTAATCAGATCTGGAAGGACTCTCTGTCTGTCACTCTGGCTCCAAAGGAAG AAAAACAATTCCCCATTAAGATAAAGTATCCTGAATACCAGCAGCAGTTAACTACAGACAAAACAATACAGGTCACAGCTTTATGTCATGTAAAGGATGGGATTCAAGTGCTTGTGAAAAGAAACATCACCCTGGACAATCCTGCCATTGACATACAG GTACTTGGTGAAGCAAAAGTGAATAAAGAGGTGGTTGTGGAGGTGGCATTCACCAATCCCATCAATGAGGAGGTGAAGGACTGTGTGCTGCAGGTGGAGGGCAGTGACCTGCTCCAAGGGATCCTGGAGCTACG tATACCACCACTGAAAGCCAGTGAGAAATCCAGTACCAAGTTTAAACTTATCCCTTCTGAGGCGGGACCCAAACATCTACTTGTTAATTTCTTCTGTGATAAATTTGCAGATATCAAGACCTTTAAGATGGTAAATGTGATTAACTAA
- the LOC134426751 gene encoding protein-glutamine gamma-glutamyltransferase 6-like, with product MADLTPTHISWQPSVNAANHHTDRYANTELTVRRGQPFNITLYFNRPKQNGESLGFVTEIGPSPSESHRTRAAFGLSEAGGSGWSAAQGPSDSAAMNFTISSPPNAVIGRYNLTLRVTAGNKIFSRYLGQFVLLFNPWCPGDDVYMSNENERQEYVLNENGIIFVGNARYIEARGWYYGQFQDLLNICLTMLDLSLYYRQDPAMDVSRRGDPKYLGRVISSMINGNDNDNGVLLGKWQGSFHSHENPSRWDGSVVILKKWRQDNYRPVQYGQCWVFAGVMCTVLRCLGIPTRLVSNFNSAHDVDRNLSIDKYYDSSGRSLNISKDSTWDYHVWNESWFVRPDLGRAYNGWQVLDATPQEQSRGIFQCGPASVLAIKEGEVNLDYDTLFVYSEVNADCNRWIVYNDGSKKRVYCDTEIIGRSISTKAVGSNGRVDVTANYKYPEGSSEERRVYRKALSKILGVNVTEGHTDSPGGRPSETMRNPGIAGKFKLAEPPVFGKDINLVLVLNNLSSDRKSIRVDMSASTILYTRRAVAEILKAATAVELGPKQGKHIRVKIPYTHYGKYLTTDKRIQVTALCEVMRSQGLKLLVEKTIILEDTNIIIKVPRRVVVNRAVSLEISYANPLPEPVSRCVLFVTLMNQQVKINLARLAPRERSKIFFEFTPRRVGPLQLQVDFSCDKFSHVKGFVTIAVAPA from the exons ATGGCAG ACCTGACCCCAACACACATCAGCTGGCAACCATCAGTGAATGCAGCCAACCACCACACTGACAGATATGCCAACACCGAGCTGACCGTGAGGCGAGGACAGCCCTTCAATATCACCCTGTACTTCAACAGGCCGAAGCAGAATGGGGAGAGCCTGGGGTTTGTCACTGAAATAG GGCCATCCCCCTCGGAGTCCCATCGCACCAGGGCAGCATTTGGCCTCTCTGAGGCGGGGGGCAGCGGCTGGAGTGCTGCCCAGGGACCCAGTGACTCTGCAGCCATGAACTTCACCATTTCCAGCCCGCCCAACGCCGTCATCGGGCGCTACAACCTCACCCTCCGCGTCACCGCAGGCAACAAGATCTTCTCCAGATACCTGGGCCAGTTTGTGCTACTCTTCAACCCCTGGTGCCCAG GTGATGATGTCTACATGTCCAATGAAAACGAGAGACAAGAATATGTTCTAAATGAAAATGGAATAATCTTTGTGGGCAATGCAAGGTACATTGAAGCAAGAGGGTGGTATTATGGACAG TTTCAAGACCTCCTAAACATCTGTCTCACCATGCTTGATCTGAGCCTGTACTACCGTCAGGACCCAGCCATGGACGTGTCCCGAAGAGGAGACCCCAAATACTTGGGCAGAGTCATCAGTTCTATG ATCAATGGAAATGACAACGACAATGGAGTGCTCCTGGGGAAGTGGCAAGGGAGCTTCCACTCGCATGAGAACCCCTCCAGGTGGGATGGCAGCGTGGTGATCCTCAAGAAATGGCGCCAGGACAATTACAGACCTGTCCAGTACGGACAGTGCTGGGTTTTTGCGGGTGTCATGTGCACAG TTTTGAGGTGCTTGGGGATTCCAACTCGTTTGGTTTCAAATTTTAACTCTGCCCATGACGTGGATAGAAACCTGAGTATCGATAAGTACTATGACAGCTCTGGAAGGAGTCTTAATATCAGCAAGGATTCCACATG GGATTATCATGTCTGGAATGAAAGCTGGTTCGTTCGCCCAGACCTGGGAAGGGCATACAATGGGTGGCAGGTTTTAGATGCAACTCCACAAGAACAAAGCAGAG gaATTTTTCAGTGTGGCCCTGCATCTGTCTTAGCCATCAAAGAGGGTGAAGTCAACCTGGATTACGACACCTTGTTTGTGTACTCAGAGGTGAACGCTGACTGCAACAGATGGATTGTGTACAATGATGGAAGCAAGAAGAGAGTTTATTGTGATACTGAAATCATTGGCAGGTCCATCAGCACCAAAGCTGTGGGCAGCAATGGCCGTGTGGATGTCACTGCTAACTACAAATATCCAGAAG GTTCTTCTGAGGAAAGACGAGTCTATAGAAAGGCCTTGAGTAAGATATTGGGAGTAAATGTCACAGAAGGACACACAGACTCTCCTGGGGGAAGACCTTCAGAGACAATGAGAAACCCTGGCATTGCTGGGAAATTCAAGCTGGCTGAACCTCCAGTTTTTGGCAAGGACATTAACCTGGTCCTGGTCCTCAACAACCTCTCCTCGGACCGCAAGAGCATCAGGGTGGACATGAGTGCCTCCACCATCCTGTACACGAGGAGAGCAGTGGCAGAGATCCTgaaggcagccactgctgtggagcTTGGTCCTAAACAAG GGAAGCATATCCGGGTAAAGATCCCTTATACTCATTATGGAAAATATCTGACCACTGACAAAAGGATCCAAGTGACTGCTTTGTGTGAAGTCATGCGCTCGCAGGGGCTGAAGCTGCTGGTGGAGAAGACAATCATTTTGGAGGACACAAACATCATCATTAAG GTGCCCCGGAGGGTTGTGGTGAACAGAGCTGTGTCCCTGGAGATCTCCTACGCCAACCCCCTCCCGGAGCCCGTCAGCCGCTGCGTGCTGTTCGTCACCCTCATGAACCAGCAGGTCAAGATCAA tttggcaCGACTGGCACCGAGGGAGagatcaaaaatattttttgagtTCACACCTCGGAGGGTTGGGCCCTTACAGCTGCAAGTAGACTTCTCTTGTGACAAATTTTCACATGTTAAGGGATTTGTAACAATTGCAGTAGCCCCTGCATAA